One segment of Anatilimnocola aggregata DNA contains the following:
- a CDS encoding response regulator transcription factor, producing the protein MKFNESEESSRPTGENSRTKVPNVVTRSTADGKDRRCRLINGYVGAAITQRIVNQALRSVDESKSPMERLSDRKLEIFRMIGEGLTSGAIANRLLLSSHTIDTHRENLKRKLELKNSGELSRAAVQWVLENG; encoded by the coding sequence TTGAAATTCAACGAGAGCGAGGAGAGTAGCCGTCCGACTGGCGAGAACTCGCGCACAAAAGTCCCAAATGTCGTGACACGCAGCACGGCGGATGGCAAAGACAGGCGATGTCGATTAATTAACGGATACGTTGGTGCCGCAATCACCCAACGGATTGTGAACCAAGCGCTCCGCAGCGTTGACGAGTCGAAGTCGCCGATGGAGCGGCTCTCCGATCGCAAGTTGGAGATTTTTCGCATGATCGGCGAGGGCCTCACCAGCGGTGCTATCGCCAATCGTCTTTTACTCAGCTCTCACACGATTGACACCCACCGCGAAAACCTGAAACGCAAACTAGAACTCAAGAATTCTGGCGAGCTATCACGCGCCGCGGTGCAATGGGTGCTGGAGAACGGTTGA
- a CDS encoding transposase: protein MFESWWRVLKRQWRYLNRLDTLATVQKLVAFYAEQHNKHLPHAAFHGQTPDEMYFGTGVDIPKQLAAAKVAARQARLAGNRSLRCQSCSQSVAAIN from the coding sequence ATGTTCGAATCCTGGTGGCGCGTGCTCAAGCGTCAGTGGCGGTACCTGAACAGGCTCGATACCCTGGCAACGGTGCAGAAGCTCGTCGCGTTCTACGCTGAGCAGCACAACAAGCATCTCCCGCATGCCGCGTTTCATGGCCAGACACCCGACGAGATGTACTTCGGCACGGGCGTAGACATTCCCAAACAGTTGGCGGCTGCGAAAGTCGCGGCTCGGCAAGCGCGTCTGGCGGGCAATCGGTCCCTGCGTTGCCAAAGCTGCAGCCAGTCCGTTGCCGCCATTAACTGA
- a CDS encoding ABC transporter permease has product MRAIHSKLWRELWQLRWQNLAIVLVMAAGVATVVMSISTLLSLNRTRADFYSQANFGQGFVHLKRAPLALLPRIRAIDGVAAAEARVVMMVTLDIPGLLEPGTGRLVSHPDRGLPLVNRLYLREGRMLGTRRSGEVLVSEAFARTHQLHPGSPLTAVINGKQQRLQVVGVVLSPEFVYSVRPGELLPDDRRFGVLWMGYEELSSAFDMHEAFNDVSVTLLPSAREAAVLAQLDELLAPYGGSNAYGRELQPSHRFLENELVQLRTMALVPPAIFLAVTIFLLQVVMTRQIAIQRELIAMLRAFGYLQREIAIHYLQYALVIGLVGSLLGTAIGAKFGVDLTIMYAEFFRFPVMQYRLDWWLVLLTAAVGVTAVLAGVWNAVWNAASLPPAQAMQPEAPRKYQRSLLERMGLQSWLPQIVRMILRQLERRPLRAFFSSLGIALSIAILVMGNFLEDTVDHVMDFQFFTTQRQDLMVSFVEPTTGQAARDLGKLPGVIVVEPFRAVPVRLVHRQNQRRLDLLGLTADAQLMRVVDPQRGPMPLPQSGLVISRRLAEVLQCRVGDIVKLEVLEGLRIASDVSIVAVIDDYLDLNAYIELATLRRLLREQDAISGAFLLADRNQMPELYRELKQTPRVAGISIKRAAIDSYQKTMAENLLRMKGINVLFACIVAIGVVYNCARVSLAERSRELATLRVLGFTRGETSWVLLGELAILVVAAIPWGLVVGHGFAWLLTAALNTEVHRFPLIIHGRTYAFAIVVVILAAMASALAVRRRMDHVNLVEVLKTRD; this is encoded by the coding sequence ATGCGGGCTATTCATTCCAAGTTGTGGCGCGAGCTTTGGCAATTGCGCTGGCAGAACCTGGCCATCGTGCTGGTAATGGCGGCTGGTGTGGCAACGGTCGTGATGTCGATCAGCACGCTACTTTCGCTGAATCGCACCAGAGCCGACTTTTACTCTCAGGCCAACTTCGGACAGGGCTTCGTGCACCTCAAGCGTGCTCCGCTCGCACTGCTGCCGCGAATTCGGGCGATCGATGGAGTCGCTGCGGCGGAGGCGCGAGTCGTAATGATGGTCACGCTCGATATTCCTGGTTTGCTGGAGCCAGGAACCGGCCGGTTGGTCTCACATCCTGACAGGGGATTGCCGCTAGTCAACCGATTGTACCTGCGTGAAGGTCGTATGTTGGGAACTCGCCGCAGCGGGGAGGTGCTGGTTTCGGAAGCTTTTGCCCGTACGCATCAATTGCATCCAGGTTCGCCACTGACCGCCGTGATCAACGGAAAACAACAGCGGCTGCAGGTCGTCGGCGTCGTGCTGTCGCCCGAGTTTGTTTACTCCGTACGGCCTGGTGAATTACTCCCGGATGACAGGCGGTTCGGAGTGCTCTGGATGGGTTACGAGGAACTGTCGTCGGCGTTCGACATGCACGAAGCCTTCAACGACGTATCAGTCACACTATTACCTTCGGCCCGCGAAGCGGCTGTACTTGCGCAGCTCGATGAACTCCTGGCACCGTATGGGGGCTCCAATGCGTATGGCCGTGAACTGCAGCCGTCGCATCGGTTCCTGGAGAACGAACTCGTTCAGCTACGTACGATGGCTCTCGTGCCGCCGGCCATCTTTCTGGCCGTCACCATCTTCCTTCTCCAAGTGGTAATGACCAGGCAAATTGCAATCCAGCGCGAACTCATTGCCATGCTGAGAGCATTTGGGTACTTGCAGCGAGAGATTGCGATTCATTACCTGCAGTACGCACTTGTGATTGGGTTGGTCGGCAGTCTCCTGGGTACAGCTATCGGTGCAAAGTTCGGAGTCGACTTAACGATCATGTACGCCGAATTCTTTCGCTTTCCCGTCATGCAATATCGGCTGGACTGGTGGCTGGTCCTGCTTACAGCCGCGGTCGGTGTCACAGCCGTTCTCGCTGGCGTGTGGAATGCTGTTTGGAATGCGGCGTCGTTGCCGCCCGCCCAAGCGATGCAGCCGGAAGCTCCGCGGAAATATCAACGCAGTTTGCTGGAGCGGATGGGGTTGCAATCCTGGCTACCACAGATCGTGCGCATGATATTGCGGCAGCTGGAGCGGCGACCATTGCGTGCGTTTTTCTCGTCACTCGGAATCGCTTTGTCCATTGCGATTCTCGTCATGGGCAACTTTTTGGAAGATACCGTCGATCACGTCATGGACTTTCAGTTCTTCACCACACAACGTCAGGATCTGATGGTCTCTTTCGTAGAGCCCACAACCGGGCAGGCCGCACGAGACTTGGGGAAGCTGCCCGGAGTTATCGTGGTGGAACCCTTTCGAGCTGTTCCCGTCCGCCTTGTCCATCGACAAAACCAGCGCCGCCTGGATTTGCTGGGACTTACTGCTGATGCACAGTTGATGCGAGTTGTTGATCCTCAGCGGGGCCCCATGCCGCTTCCTCAGTCTGGACTGGTGATCTCGCGTCGTCTGGCGGAGGTGCTGCAATGCCGCGTCGGAGATATCGTGAAACTCGAAGTGCTCGAAGGCTTACGGATTGCTTCCGACGTTTCCATCGTGGCGGTGATCGACGACTATCTCGATCTGAATGCCTATATTGAGCTGGCAACATTGCGACGTTTGTTGCGAGAGCAGGATGCTATCTCGGGTGCATTTCTGCTGGCGGATCGCAATCAAATGCCTGAACTGTATCGGGAACTGAAACAGACGCCGCGAGTTGCAGGCATTAGCATCAAACGAGCCGCAATCGACAGTTATCAAAAGACGATGGCAGAGAATTTGCTCCGGATGAAAGGAATTAACGTGTTGTTCGCCTGCATCGTCGCAATCGGCGTGGTTTACAACTGCGCCCGAGTATCACTCGCTGAGCGGAGCCGTGAGCTAGCCACGTTACGCGTGCTCGGATTCACACGCGGCGAGACTTCATGGGTGTTGCTCGGCGAACTCGCCATACTGGTGGTGGCAGCGATTCCCTGGGGGTTGGTAGTGGGGCATGGGTTCGCTTGGCTCCTCACGGCCGCCCTGAACACGGAAGTCCATCGTTTTCCTTTGATCATTCACGGCCGAACCTATGCCTTCGCCATTGTCGTCGTGATTCTTGCAGCCATGGCCTCGGCACTGGCGGTACGTCGACGAATGGATCACGTCAATTTGGTCGAAGTGCTTAAGACTCGCGATTAG
- a CDS encoding efflux RND transporter periplasmic adaptor subunit, which translates to MKAIVRQLPLVAAALGGAALLAYALWPRPVEVDVVRVTRGPLQVVVEEDGKTRVKERYIVSAPLTGQLTRIELEAGDTIEAEKTVLATIQPTDPALLDARLRAESEARVKSAESATQQAEARSAAAREAHGLADHQYQRAKGLSLTNAISKELLDAAEHQERIAAETLRAAVFALQVAKYELDLAKSAFVRTRPITDVESDQTRLEIRSPISGRVLRVLQESAAVVTPGKSLLEVGNTQELEMEIDVLSADAAQIQSGARVILQHWGGEVPLKGRVRLVEPSGFTKISALGVEEQRVNVIADFDEPPERLRSLGDAFRVEAAIVIWEIDDTLQLPAGALFRSGSEWAVFVNKNGRAELRAVSSGRSNGRMTQILQGLSEGETVVAFPSDQVRSGVSLKEK; encoded by the coding sequence ATGAAAGCAATCGTCCGCCAATTACCACTCGTTGCTGCTGCTCTCGGAGGCGCTGCCTTGCTTGCGTACGCGCTCTGGCCGCGGCCGGTGGAAGTGGATGTCGTACGGGTAACTCGCGGGCCATTGCAGGTAGTAGTCGAGGAAGACGGTAAAACGCGAGTCAAGGAGCGGTACATAGTTTCGGCACCGTTGACAGGTCAACTAACTCGCATCGAATTGGAAGCTGGCGATACTATCGAAGCTGAAAAGACTGTGCTGGCGACGATTCAGCCAACCGATCCCGCGTTGCTCGATGCCCGCCTGCGTGCGGAGTCAGAAGCTCGGGTGAAATCCGCCGAATCGGCAACGCAGCAGGCGGAGGCTCGCAGCGCTGCAGCTCGCGAAGCTCATGGCCTTGCGGACCACCAGTATCAGCGAGCGAAGGGACTCAGCCTGACCAACGCAATTTCCAAAGAACTGCTCGATGCGGCTGAACACCAAGAACGAATCGCCGCGGAGACTCTCCGGGCTGCGGTGTTTGCTTTACAGGTCGCCAAGTATGAATTAGATCTGGCGAAGTCTGCTTTTGTCCGAACCCGCCCAATCACTGACGTCGAATCCGACCAAACGCGGCTCGAAATCCGTTCGCCGATTTCGGGACGCGTGCTGCGGGTATTGCAGGAAAGTGCCGCTGTCGTAACGCCGGGCAAATCCCTGCTCGAAGTCGGCAACACGCAGGAGCTGGAAATGGAAATCGATGTGTTGTCGGCCGACGCGGCGCAGATTCAGTCTGGGGCACGGGTCATTCTACAGCACTGGGGAGGCGAAGTGCCGCTCAAGGGAAGAGTGCGTCTCGTAGAGCCATCGGGCTTCACCAAGATCTCTGCCCTGGGTGTGGAAGAGCAACGCGTGAATGTGATTGCCGATTTTGATGAACCGCCCGAGCGGCTCCGCAGTTTAGGAGACGCCTTTCGAGTCGAAGCTGCAATTGTGATCTGGGAAATCGATGACACTCTGCAGTTGCCTGCCGGGGCGCTGTTTCGTAGCGGCTCAGAATGGGCCGTCTTTGTAAACAAGAATGGGCGAGCCGAACTTCGCGCGGTGAGCAGCGGCCGCAGCAATGGCAGGATGACGCAGATCTTGCAGGGACTTTCGGAAGGTGAGACCGTCGTAGCGTTTCCCAGCGATCAAGTCCGAAGCGGCGTCTCGTTGAAGGAGAAGTGA